A single window of Pseudophryne corroboree isolate aPseCor3 chromosome 5, aPseCor3.hap2, whole genome shotgun sequence DNA harbors:
- the LOC134929185 gene encoding uncharacterized protein LOC134929185: MADVDQQGQDQQATITLQLTPVDPSQPIQLQDIPQASISPQLAQAPPPSQIPDDFWASWTSQQAQSNASLTAHTQHLASLPHHLPRISRNSGRLIVQVGRMATSMEQIRADNSQMLAHLSRIIDEQQRHQQALVQLIQHNQVVNESLSRIVASHTATNTQLIASLNNLSSNISLMGAHQVTSSSGTTTPIQTPVTSPVRRSSRARASEPAQSSAPSTHKRKK, translated from the coding sequence atggccgacgtggaccagcagggacaagaccaacaggcaaccatcacactgcaacttacacctgttgacccaagccagccaatacagctgcaggatatcccccaagcctccatcagtccacaactggcacaagctccgcccccaagccaaataccagatgatttttgggccagttggacaagccaacaggcccaaagcaatgccagcctgaccgcacatacacaacaccttgccagtctgccccatcatctaccgcgtattagtcgcaactcgggcagactgattgtacaagtagggcgaatggcaacctcaatggagcaaataagggctgacaacagccaaatgcttgctcatttatcgcgcatcatagatgagcaacagcgccatcagcaggcactcgttcagctcattcagcacaaccaagtggtgaatgagtcgttatccaggattgtagccagccacactgcaaccaacactcagctgattgcaagccttaataatttgagcagcaatatttcattgatgggagctcaccaagtaacctccagctcggggaccacgacccctatccaaacgccagtaacctcccctgttcggcgttcctccagagcacgtgccagtgagccagcacaaagctcagcacccagcacacacaagcggaaaaaataa